The following coding sequences lie in one Salmo salar chromosome ssa13, Ssal_v3.1, whole genome shotgun sequence genomic window:
- the LOC106568395 gene encoding sorting nexin-18 — protein MAFRARALYDFSSENLGEISITENEVVTLYSEQDIEGWLEGTNSRGDIGLFPASYVEILRNESSDISSNNNGMSADQGQPDSPSSGYDSSYHSQSYSRAENIKDPTHSAYPVQTPQRHGYQTSQGSDDDWDDDWDDSSTVAAEPGTKHDNDGTSSTAYTVTTSLPGRRDSAQAKSSATIGKNLNRFSTFVKSGGEAFVLGEAAAFVKDGDKICVVMGQYGPEWQEDPYPFACSIDDPTKQTKFKGMKSYMSYRLTPSHTQSQVNRRYKHFDWLYARLVERFPVISVPHLPEKQATGRFEQDFVSKRRKGLIWWMNHMTSHPVLARCDVFQHFLTCPSTDEKTWKMGKRKAEKDELTGANFFLTISTPVVPLDLQDVENKVDGFKAFTKKMDDNCLVVNATINEFARKQITGFKKEYQKVGQSFKLLGQAFEMDQQSYSVGLNRAIAFTGEAYEAIGDYFAEQPRQDLDPISDLLDLYKGHLANYPDIIHVQKGALTKVKECQKQEGEGSTINERCNIISCATLAEIQHFHRTRVRDFKSQMQHHLQQQIIFFQKITGKLEEALQKYDEDII, from the exons ATGGCGTTTAGGGCAAGAGCCTTGTACGACTTTAGTTCGGAAAATCTAGGAGAGATATCGATTACTGAGAACGAAGTTGTTACTTTATACAGCGAACAAGACATAGAGGGATGGCTAGAGGGAACAAACAGCAGAGGGGATATTGGTCTTTTTCCAGCCTCATACGTGGAGATTCTCAGAAATGAATCATCTGACATCTCGTCCAACAATAATGGCATGTCGGCGGATCAAGGTCAACCCGACTCCCCATCAAGTGGATATGATTCATCATACCATTCCCAGTCCTACTCTCGTGCTGAGAACATTAAAGATCCGACCCACTCCGCTTATCCTGTGCAAACTCCCCAGCGCCATGGTTACCAGACCAGTCAAGGTAGTGATGATGACTGGGATGATGACTGGGATGACAGCTCTACTGTGGCGGCTGAGCCTGGAACTAAACATGACAATGATGGAACTAGTTCCACAGCATACACGGTGACTACTTCGTTGCCTGGGAGACGTGACAGTGCCCAAGCCAAAAGTTCAGCAACAATAGGTAAAAACCTCAACAGGTTCTCAACCTTTGTGAAATCTGGCGGAGAGGCTTTTGTATTGGGCGAGGCGGCTGCCTTTGTCAAAGATGGGGACAAGATCTGTGTTGTCATGGGGCAGTATGGGCCAGAGTGGCAGGAAGACCCATACCCGTTTGCCTGCTCCATTGATGACCCCACCAAACAGACAAAATTCAAAGGCATGAAGAGTTACATGTCATACAGACTGACTCCCTCTCATACCCAGAGCCAGGTGAATAGAAGATACAAGCACTTTGACTGGCTCTACGCTCGACTTGTGGAACGCTTCCCTGTCATCTCAGTCCCCCATCTGCCTGAGAAACAGGCCACTGGGCGCTTTGAACAGGACTTTGTCTCCAAACGCAGAAAAGGTTTGATATGGTGGATGAACCACATGACGAGCCACCCTGTCCTGGCTAGATGTGACGTCTTCCAGCACTTCCTCACCTGCCCCAGCACAGACGAGAAGACGTGGAAGATGGGCAAGAGAAAGGCAGAGAAGGATGAGTTGACTGGCGCTAACTTCTTCCTGACCATCTCCACCCCCGTTGTTCCACTGGACCTACAAGATGTAGAGAACAAGGTCGATGGGTTTAAAGCCTTCACCAAGAAGATGGATGACAACTGCCTAGTGGTGAACGCCACCATCAACGAGTTCGCCCGGAAGCAGATCACCGGATTTAAGAAAGAGTATCAGAAAGTGGGTCAGTCTTTCAAACTGTTGGGCCAAGCCTTTGAGATGGACCAGCAGTCCTATTCTGTAGGACTGAACCGTGCCATAGCATTCACAGGAGAGGCCTACGAGGCTATAGGAGACTACTTTGCTGAGCAGCCCAGACAGGATTTGGACCCCATATCGGATCTGCTGGACCTGTACAAGGGACATCTGGCCAACTATCCTGATATCATCCATGTTCAGAAAG GTGCCCTTACCAAAGTGAAGGAGTGCCAGAAACAGGAAGGGGAGGGATCAACCATCAACGAGCGTTGTAACATCATTTCCTGCGCCACACTGGCTGAGATCCAGCACTTTCACCGTACACGCGTACGTGACTTCAAGAGCCAGATGCAACACCACCTCCAGCAGCAAATCATCTTCTTCCAGAAGATCACTGGGAAGCTAGAAGAGGCACTGCAGAAGTACGACGAGGATATCATATAA